Proteins found in one Quercus robur chromosome 2, dhQueRobu3.1, whole genome shotgun sequence genomic segment:
- the LOC126715283 gene encoding palmitoyl-acyl carrier protein thioesterase, chloroplastic: MVATAATSAFIPVPSPSAPDPSSKPKKLANLGGMKSKSTSSGGLQVKANAQAPPKINGSSVSLTTPVETVKHEVEMSPSSSSSSSPPPRTFINTLPDWSMLLAAITTIFLAAEKQWMMLDWKPRRPDMDLLIDPFGLGRIVQDGFVFRQNFSIRSYEIGADRTASIETLMNHLQETALNHVKTAGLLGDGFGSTPEMCKKNLIWVVARMQVVVDRYPTWGDVVQVDTSVGPSGKNGMRRNWFVRDYKTGEILTRASSVWVMMNKKTRKLSKIPEEVRGEIEPYFLDSDPVVEEDSRKLQKLDDNTADYVRTGLAPRWSDLDVNQHVNNVKYIGWILESAPLPILESHELVAMTLEYRRECGKDSVLQSLTAVSSNGVGNLASLADIECQHLLRLEDGAEIVRGRTVWRPKYAKNFGTFGQLPAESA, from the exons atggTTGCCACAGCTGCTACTTCTGCATTCATTCCAGTCCCTTCTCCGTCGGCTCCGGACCCCAGCTCCAAGCCGAAAAAGCTTGCGAATTTGGGAGGAATGAAGTCGAAATCGACTTCTTCTGGTGGCTTGCAGGTCAAGGCAAATGCCCAAGCTCCTCCCAAAATAAATGGTAGCTCAGTTAGTTTGACAACACCTGTGGAAACTGTGAAGCATGAGGTTGAAAtgtctccttcttcttcctcttcttcttcaccgcCACCAAGGACTTTCATTAACACACTGCCTGATTGGAGTATGCTTCTTGCTGCTATCACCACTATCTTCTTGGCTGCTGAGAAGCAGTGGATGATGCTTGATTGGAAACCGAGGCGGCCCGACATGGACCTGCTTATTGATCCATTTGGTCTAGGGAGAATTGTCCAGGATGGTTTTGTTTTCCGCCAGAACTTTTCTATTAGATCATATGAAATAGGTGCTGATCGGACAGCGTCTATAGAGACGTTGATGAATCATTTACAG GAAACTGCTCTTAATCATGTTAAGACTGCTGGACTCCTTGGTGATGGCTTTGGTTCAACACCAGAGATGTGCAAAAAGAACCTGATATGGGTGGTCGCACGGATGCAGGTTGTGGTTGATCGCTATCCTACTTG GGGTGATGTTGTTCAAGTGGACACTTCGGTTGGTCCATCTGGAAAGAATGGTATGCGGCGTAATTGGTTTGTACGCGATTACAAAACTGGGGAAATACTAACAAGAGCCTCGAG TGTTTGGGTGATGATGAATAAAAAAACGAGGAAGTTATCTAAGATTCCGGAAGAAGTTCGAGGGGAAATAGAGCCGTACTTTCTGGATTCTGATCCTGTTGTGGAAGAGGATAGCagaaaactacaaaaacttgatgACAACACTGCGGACTATGTTCGCACTGGTCTCGCT CCTAGATGGAGTGATTTAGATGTCAACCAGCATGTTAACAATGTGAAGTACATTGGCTGGATTCTTGAG AGTGCTCCGTTGCCAATCTTGGAGAGCCATGAGCTTGTTGCTATGACTTTGGAGTATAGGAGGGAGTGTGGGAAGGACAGTGTGCTGCAGTCTTTGACTGCCGTCTCTAGCAATGGTGTTGGCAATTTGGCTAGTCTTGCTGACATTGAGTGCCAGCACCTGCTTCGACTTGAGGACGGGGCTGAGATTGTGAGGGGAAGGACTGTGTGGCGACCCAAATACGCCAAAAACTTTGGGACTTTTGGTCAGCTTCCAGCGGAAAGCGCTTAA